Part of the Candidatus Saganbacteria bacterium genome, TTGGTGAATTCCTATTTGTTGAAAGATATACTTGAACTCGAGAAAGTTAAAGGAGCCCAGGTGCTAGTTAATCTTCTCAGATTGCTTGCTTTTCAGGTTGGGAACGAGGTTTCTTTGTCCGAACTCGCGAATAAATTGAATATTGATTATAAAACCGTGGCTCGGTATATAGACCTTTTTGAAAAAGCTTTTGTCCTATTTGGCTTGTCTGGATTTTCGAGGAATTTAAGGAAGGAAGTTACAAGGAAGAAGAAATATTATTTTTATGACAATGGCATCCGAAATGCCATCATTTCAAATTTTAATAATCTTGATATGCGCGATGACATAGGAAAATTGTGGGAGAACTTTTTAGTCTTAGAAAGGCTTAAAACACAGGAATATATGCAGGTACACGCAAATAACTATTTTTGGAGAACTTGGGACGGGAAGGAAATTGATTGGATCGAAGAGAGAGAAGGGAAACTCTTCGCTTATGAATTTAAATACAAAAAAGATAAAGTTGGCTTGCCTAAAGATTTTATAACCTCATATCCAAATTCGGCATGGGAAATAATAACATCTGATAATTATTTGCATTTTCTCCTGACTTAGGACACCCCCACTAATTGTGCAAAAGGCCGCGCATAAAAAAACCGTGCGAGGCGTTTCAATTATTCCTGCTGCACAATGGCTTGCCCCCCCCCCAGAAATATGCTATTATTTGCCAAT contains:
- a CDS encoding ATP-binding protein, whose amino-acid sequence is MIYGARQVGKTTLLQTFFKNTKLKYKIDSGDNIKVQEILGSQDFSKILDYASGYQLIVLDEAQRIPNIGMGLKILVDQIPGILVIATGSSSFELSGQIGEPLTGRKRTLTMYPLSQIELLKLFNAHELNEKLGEWLIFGGYPAVITSKTREEKISVLEELVNSYLLKDILELEKVKGAQVLVNLLRLLAFQVGNEVSLSELANKLNIDYKTVARYIDLFEKAFVLFGLSGFSRNLRKEVTRKKKYYFYDNGIRNAIISNFNNLDMRDDIGKLWENFLVLERLKTQEYMQVHANNYFWRTWDGKEIDWIEEREGKLFAYEFKYKKDKVGLPKDFITSYPNSAWEIITSDNYLHFLLT